In Eleginops maclovinus isolate JMC-PN-2008 ecotype Puerto Natales chromosome 19, JC_Emac_rtc_rv5, whole genome shotgun sequence, the sequence tgatttaaaacaaagaaaagcagcaaatccttaCATTGGAAAAGCTGGAACGGAAGAATATTTGTccttttagttattattatttttgtggtTGATGAATTACAGAACTAAAAACAGATCATCAGTTAGCTTATCAACTAAACAAAACCTGTAATATTATGCACTATTGCTTAATCTTTTGTgcacatttagagaaaaaagaTCCTAAAAACTGCAGCTTTCTAGTGTGAATTTATGCTATTTCTTTAGAATTAGAATCTAAAATGTACTATCAATTGTCCATATTATATTTTTGTGCTTCTGTAACGCGGTTCACTCTCGCATGGTGACTCCGTCCTCTTTGTCCGGTCCCATAATCCCACTGGAAACCTCTTGCTCTTGTGCCACTTATTTAGAGAGTAATGAGGTTTAGGGAACTGGATAAACCCCAGGATTACAGCTTTGGATTGATGGTTTAAGTGTAGTCTATACATAACCAGACTTCTAATGCAGCCCCTTAATACATCTCACATATGGTCAGCAGTGGCACGTTTTAATCTTCcttctttaaacacatttcctcaATCAACTGTTGGCCTTAAAATGCTTTGGACCATGGTATTTTAAAGACAGATGCTCGGTTAGAATGTTATGTCAAATTAATCAGTGGTCTTTACCTCATTTTATACGTTACGCTCACACTCAGACATGAACCCCAGTGTAGGCTGACCTTCATTTTAGCTATCCTCTCAAAGGGGTTAATCTCAgaggtcaaacaaacaaacacaacacaacacatacTTAACCAGAACCTGCAAAGTTTCTGTAATTCCTTTactcaacaataaatatgtaaccATCCAAACGTAATGTTTCAAACTCGGGATGGACCGACCAATTGGTGAAAGCTTAAGAAGGAATTGAAGCTTTAGTATATTGTAGACGGTATTCAAACAAAGCATTGAATTGAATATATATGCCCCATTGTCATCGATACCCAATCCAGCTATTTGAGTCAGCCCCAAATCGGTATCAGTGCATCCTTATTTTAGACTGAGCGTCTGTACCTAGATGCAGGGATCTTTGTGAATGGATTTATGCCTCTGTGTGAATTCATACAAGCTGATCATGTTCTCTTCTCCAGGCATCCTCTCAGTCCGGTCAACCTCTCAAGTTCACCACTTCCGACTCCTGCGACCGCATCAAGGATGAGTTCCAGTTCCTCCAAGCACAGTACCACAGGTATGCAGTTAACATCTCCATACACTAACTTGGGAAATGCAAGTCACTTCAGTGCTGTTTTGGTTCCTTTTTAAGCTAGTCTCTTTCGCCTTAGTCTAAGctattgtttgtctttctctaaGAGTCTAAATCTTAAAACTATTGTCTTATTTGCATGTCAGCTGATTTACCTTAGATATGTCTCCGCAATTAGGAAGATGATTGTTGCATTCCAGGCCTAAATACTTTTCTAATCCATCAAACGCAAATGATTTTAGAGGCAAATAATTAGTAGTATTGGGAGCCTCACCAAgaagtatttccatttgatggAAACTGTTATCTTTTGCGAAATATGATTTCCAAACATGAAGCCGGAGCAAGCCAGAGGTCATCTTAGTTTAATGTAATTGCAGACTTATCATCACAGGACAGATTTTCCATTAAACTGATCTTTGTTTAATACTTGTATTCTTTATTTGCAGTTTGAAGTTGGAGTGTGATAAACTGGCTTCTGAAAAGTCAGAGATGCAGCGTCACTATATAATGGTAAGTGTTGCAATAACCCTTGTCAGTGACATGTGgcttgttttattatcttatctcCTCTAGTATACCGACCAAAGTAAATTAGTGTTGCAGTATAAGCATAGAAATGGAGGCAGCGATGTGTATGTAGTGGCTGATAATTAGTTCAGTCATACATAATGACAAATCGAGTTACACTTAGTGGCTTCCTCGTGTTCACTCATCACATGATCAGTAACTGATACATGTTTTTGAAGCTTCTGTGATAGCCAATGATCAATTACATAACTTGTGACAACTGCAATTTTTTCCCATAACCAACATTGAATaatacacttactgtacatatCAAACAGTACTTTTAGATCTAAGATTACACTTGTGTGCATATATGTGGCATCCTGTTCTTTATATAGAAGCATTCTGGTTGggtgtttaaacatttttatccGATTTAAAGCTTCAGTTTATCataatgtgtctttttctcctttgtttttgtagtACTATGAAATGTCCTACGGTCTGAACATTGAAATGCACAAACAGGTAACCATCTTTGTGAATTGTAGCTTAGATCCAATAGTTTGATGGTCTGACCTTTTTTAACTTCCTTGTTTCTTTTCAGGCTGAAATAGTCAAGAGACTGAATGGAATCTGTGCTCAGGTGCTGCCTTACCTGTCACAAGAGGTAAAGACACGCATGTTCTTGAATACttctttcttgtgtgtgtgtttgtttgtatgccTTTTTAAAGTTACCAAACAAGCTCTTCTGGTCATTATTGACGATGCAGAATTGTCCCAAATCTTGAAAATGGTTTTCCCCGTTAGCcactttttgttgtatttacatgtttggTTGTGCCTGACCATATGATGTCTTTGTTTCAGCATCAACAGCAAGTCATGGGCGCCATCGATAGAGCCAAGCAAGTCACACCCCCTGAGATGAACTCCATTATACGGGTGAGCTTTTTTCTCCCAGCAAGCATCTATAGATGATGGGTGAATTCTGACTATAAAAAGTGCAGTGTTTATGAGTTAGAGAGCTGAGCACCTTTTTATGGGTATGATTTTTGCATAAAACCCCCTATAATTGTGCTGCATTATTAGGAACTCATTTATATGTCTGTACCATGCTTGTGTTTCCAGCAACAGCTCCAGGTGCAGCACCTGTCCCAGCTCCAGGGCCTGGCCTTACCTGTGGCCCCGCTGCCCCTGGGCctcacccccccctccctgcccgCTGTCTCCTCCAGCTCCGgcctgctctccctctcctccatccTGGCCAACTACTCCCACGGCCAGGCCCAGGCGGTGAAGGAGGACAAGGCCCGggaagctgcagagagagcGAGCCGAGGGGAGGACGGGGACAAGTCAGACTAGTGCCGACGCCGCGAGGAGGTTTGGAGGGGGCTCTTGTGGGGTGAAGTGTCtacaaaataaatttaaaaaaaaacaaaaatgaaaggtaAAACTGTAACTGTAAATGGAGATTGATGTAAGTCTGGCTGCTGAGTGTTGATGTAGAAGAGTCACTGCAGGGATGATGACGAGCAGAGAGGACAGATTTTTGGATGTGCAGAGAACGGAAACTGCTGAATGGCTGAGAGTGAGAGTTAAATGTTCTTATAATTTAGTGGTAATAGACTCAGTTCAGGCTTCTAGACTTTAAAtagatgcttttttaaatgtgagccACTGTTATGAGGCTTAACCAAGGTTAATGTTTTCCCATTTGGAGTGAGAGCTGAGGATGAAAGCTAACAGCAGTGTCCCTTACACAGATCTGCCTCTCACTGGTTTATATTTCTTGACTCTTTTTGTTATCAGATCCGGTGTTTTTTGTTCATATCCTCCGCTGTCCCTTAGATTTCTTACTGGGCCGTTCTCCAGTCACAGTAAGCAGTTTAACACCATCTCAGTTGCCTCTATCGCTGTCCCTTCACTCATAACGTACAGCTCCATTTCCCTTTTTCCCAAAAGATAAAAATGTCTGGAGCTGTGTGCAGTCATACCATTCATTCATGTACTTGGAGCCAAATTGAATCTTGGTCTAATGTGTAATGGGATGTTTTCAAAGGGACATTTGCATTCAAACCCTTCAAGCATTAACGACCTGAATTGCATTTTCATACGACCAACCACTGGATGCATTACCTTAGCTCTGTACCTCAATTTTATTCCATTAAAGTTTGTGTGTCATAGGcctagctgctgctgctgcgcaCGCTACATGGCACGGACCATGACTTAAACTACAAGGATTAAAGTTCtgaaaaaaactttattttgactTGTGGTTTTCGTGAAGTTAAAGACAGGCTAATTagaaagtgtgtctgtgtgtgcttgagTGAATGTGAttggaaagaagaaaacatttgttaaatttaacttagtttttttcttaaagcaccTTTTGTATTTTCCTCacactacccccccccccaccccccctgctcCTGCCCCTCCTTCGTGCTGGTCCACTCTTAAACGGACCAAGACAAACTTGAGCAGGATCTAAACTTCAGAACCAGAGAGTCGTGAAAAACTTTACGAGTACTGTACTTCTGTAAGTTAGAAGAGCACCCCAGTTCAGACTGAGACTGTATCAAGCACCTGTCTTTTCCTGTCTTGTTTAACTTGTGTGTGATTGTCAGGGGAACAtcctcctcccttttttttttttttaatttttgcattgttttaatgAAGAATGTGTCCGGGGTGAGTTTGCTAAAGCTCTGTAAGCAACTCAAACAAGCGTTCCCTCTGAAAACA encodes:
- the LOC134881057 gene encoding TLE family member 5-like; this encodes MMFPQSRHSASSQSGQPLKFTTSDSCDRIKDEFQFLQAQYHSLKLECDKLASEKSEMQRHYIMYYEMSYGLNIEMHKQAEIVKRLNGICAQVLPYLSQEHQQQVMGAIDRAKQVTPPEMNSIIRQQLQVQHLSQLQGLALPVAPLPLGLTPPSLPAVSSSSGLLSLSSILANYSHGQAQAVKEDKAREAAERASRGEDGDKSD